The ANME-2 cluster archaeon genome includes a region encoding these proteins:
- a CDS encoding energy-coupling factor ABC transporter substrate-binding protein, which translates to MKLEIIVAAIVLLFTAQFLYISSTTNAEFGGTDARSGGVIEELSGGTYEPTTKPFWEPPSGEIESLLFALQAALGALVIGYFFGYYRGKNQPARSGQSIQSPHSDTLKPGT; encoded by the coding sequence ATGAAATTAGAAATCATCGTGGCTGCCATAGTCCTGCTCTTTACGGCCCAGTTCCTCTACATCTCATCTACTACGAATGCCGAGTTTGGTGGTACAGACGCCCGGAGCGGGGGCGTGATAGAAGAATTGTCAGGTGGCACGTACGAACCCACTACAAAACCATTCTGGGAACCTCCCAGCGGTGAGATAGAAAGTCTCCTCTTTGCTCTCCAGGCTGCGCTCGGTGCCCTGGTCATAGGTTACTTTTTCGGATATTACAGGGGTAAGAACCAGCCCGCTCGATCAGGTCAATCTATTCAGTCCCCTCACTCAGACACATTGAAGCCCGGGACTTGA
- a CDS encoding DUF1673 domain-containing protein, whose translation MTLDFGQTIRKMMGWCPQKGFDLADTRREKHGLYGEKFHEMAPHAVKGITPGEKLIIDYLEFNVVSIGIILFSIVMAIIILFISAFFVPILRNFVRIIFSIGFLFVIFLLMYAKRKNAELTADSIIVNRPFHKPVVIPKDNILKTEVVRNYNHLVRWIIPLLVLFWLAFSMTHITEVSSQYFAGNYSLLDASSTVLLNIGVISAYISIYFMGKKKSTYRNALKITAKLKNEVSLHVYVDNPQKLKNKLEVNH comes from the coding sequence TTGACACTGGATTTTGGGCAGACGATACGGAAAATGATGGGATGGTGCCCACAAAAGGGTTTTGATCTTGCAGATACCAGAAGAGAAAAACATGGACTGTATGGTGAGAAATTTCATGAAATGGCTCCTCATGCCGTAAAAGGGATAACTCCTGGAGAGAAACTTATTATTGATTATCTGGAATTCAATGTTGTGAGTATTGGTATAATTCTGTTTTCAATTGTTATGGCAATAATCATTTTGTTCATTTCCGCTTTTTTTGTGCCAATACTCAGAAATTTCGTTCGTATTATTTTTTCTATCGGATTTTTATTTGTAATTTTTTTACTGATGTATGCCAAACGAAAAAATGCAGAACTTACCGCAGATTCGATAATTGTCAATAGACCATTTCACAAGCCTGTGGTAATTCCAAAAGACAATATCCTGAAAACTGAAGTGGTAAGGAACTACAACCATTTGGTTCGGTGGATAATTCCTCTCTTGGTACTATTTTGGCTGGCATTTTCAATGACACATATTACAGAGGTGTCATCTCAATACTTTGCTGGCAATTATTCGTTGTTGGATGCCAGTTCTACTGTTTTGCTAAATATTGGAGTTATATCAGCATATATCTCGATATATTTCATGGGTAAAAAGAAATCAACGTATCGTAATGCACTTAAAATCACTGCAAAACTGAAAAATGAAGTATCCCTTCACGTTTATGTTGATAACCCGCAGAAGTTGAAAAATAAACTGGAGGTGAACCATTGA
- a CDS encoding energy-coupling factor ABC transporter permease, whose translation MHIMEGFLPGPWWQLWFVFSLPVILYGIRKLNRIMDEKRDLLPLLAVAGAYIFVLSSLKLPSVTGSCSHPTGTGMAAILFGPAISAVLSMIVLLYQALFLAHGGLTTLGANVFSMGIAGPVIAFVVYRTGMKAGLNFYLTVFLATAMADMATYMVTSMELALAFPAQTGGIMASFKAFAAIFALTQLPLAVMEGAITALIFKYVIQVKGDVLVKLDVIGEAGLKKIKELTT comes from the coding sequence ATGCATATTATGGAAGGTTTTTTACCCGGCCCCTGGTGGCAGTTATGGTTTGTCTTTTCCCTACCTGTCATTCTATACGGTATTCGCAAACTGAACCGGATAATGGACGAAAAACGCGACCTTTTACCACTGCTCGCCGTAGCCGGAGCCTATATATTCGTCCTGTCCTCCCTGAAACTCCCGTCCGTGACCGGAAGCTGCTCCCATCCAACTGGCACCGGCATGGCAGCAATCCTTTTCGGGCCAGCGATCTCAGCCGTTCTCAGCATGATAGTGCTGCTCTACCAGGCCCTGTTCTTAGCCCATGGCGGCCTGACCACACTGGGCGCCAATGTGTTTTCCATGGGTATAGCAGGCCCTGTCATCGCATTTGTGGTTTACAGGACCGGTATGAAAGCAGGCCTGAATTTCTATCTTACTGTGTTCCTGGCAACAGCAATGGCAGACATGGCCACCTACATGGTCACTTCAATGGAACTTGCCCTGGCATTTCCGGCACAGACCGGCGGCATAATGGCATCCTTTAAAGCGTTTGCAGCTATCTTCGCCCTTACCCAGCTTCCCCTGGCTGTCATGGAAGGTGCCATAACCGCACTCATCTTCAAGTACGTTATACAGGTCAAGGGTGATGTACTGGTAAAACTTGATGTGATTGGTGAGGCGGGATTGAAAAAGATAAAGGAATTAACAACATGA
- a CDS encoding DUF1673 domain-containing protein yields MTFNLETIRKMMGWCPNVTQSRYRLREHVDFENIPQISSGRTNVEKCKSDNILFSANSAIFTFCLIMSLNIVLMLGRSLEYAVLIPILVLMYSLLYFLQVKMLQAGISIDENGINLKSFELRNILLNYNDIKSVQTFKFKKPSNLLIAIMFLILAAFLVFSVITGEWKVIVSIAPMLPWYLLIKQHEKPDLDTQLYIESSKKKWYRFSPYYSVITDQVTAAGIEDAIEKYRGEE; encoded by the coding sequence TTGACATTCAACCTCGAAACTATACGGAAAATGATGGGATGGTGCCCGAATGTAACTCAATCGAGATATAGATTGAGGGAGCATGTCGATTTTGAAAATATTCCGCAGATTTCATCTGGTCGAACGAATGTTGAAAAATGTAAATCTGATAATATTTTGTTCTCTGCTAACTCAGCCATCTTCACTTTTTGCTTAATTATGAGCTTGAACATTGTTTTGATGTTGGGCCGGAGTCTGGAATATGCAGTATTGATCCCAATTCTCGTGTTAATGTATTCTTTACTGTATTTCCTTCAAGTAAAAATGTTACAGGCAGGTATTTCTATTGATGAAAACGGTATAAATTTAAAATCATTCGAACTGAGAAATATCTTACTAAACTACAATGACATAAAATCAGTTCAAACATTCAAATTCAAAAAACCTTCAAATTTACTAATAGCAATCATGTTTTTAATTCTTGCTGCATTTCTTGTTTTTTCAGTTATTACCGGGGAATGGAAAGTGATTGTATCAATTGCCCCTATGTTGCCGTGGTATTTGCTCATAAAACAACACGAGAAACCTGATCTTGATACACAATTGTATATCGAATCCAGTAAAAAAAAGTGGTATCGATTCTCACCGTATTATTCGGTCATAACAGACCAGGTGACTGCGGCTGGGATAGAGGATGCAATTGAAAAGTACCGGGGGGAAGAGTAA
- a CDS encoding SIMPL domain-containing protein (The SIMPL domain is named for its presence in mouse protein SIMPL (signalling molecule that associates with mouse pelle-like kinase). Bacterial member BP26, from Brucella, was shown to assemble into a channel-like structure, while YggE from E. coli has been associated with resistance to oxidative stress.): protein MNIRNIYSSLMVLIALVVIAGTASAYFVQSSSAGTVTTASGNEVQVNTIIVGGTGTVSMSPDKAIVYLGVQTQAKDAQGAQQENAVKMEKIIKALKSAGISEDDMETSGYSIYPMRNYETPEPTITGYTVSNQLKVTVKDIDDVGDVIDVAVDAGANEVQGVSFTLSDKAQQDAREQALENAVKAARADADTLARALDVAIVAPLEITTSGGSIATPYPMSYAVAEEMGYAGSAVRTPTPIQPGDVSVTAYVQVIYQFT from the coding sequence ATGAACATTCGGAATATATACAGCAGCCTGATGGTTCTCATAGCGCTGGTCGTTATTGCAGGAACCGCATCAGCATATTTTGTACAGTCCTCCTCAGCTGGAACGGTAACTACTGCCAGCGGGAATGAGGTCCAGGTAAATACCATTATTGTGGGCGGCACAGGCACGGTCAGCATGAGCCCTGACAAAGCCATCGTATATCTGGGCGTGCAGACCCAGGCAAAAGATGCACAGGGTGCCCAGCAGGAAAATGCCGTGAAGATGGAGAAGATAATCAAAGCCCTGAAAAGTGCAGGTATTTCAGAGGATGATATGGAAACCTCGGGTTATAGTATATACCCCATGAGGAATTATGAAACGCCAGAACCGACCATAACCGGCTATACAGTCTCGAACCAGCTTAAAGTGACCGTGAAGGATATCGATGACGTGGGCGACGTGATAGATGTCGCTGTTGATGCAGGAGCAAATGAAGTCCAGGGCGTAAGTTTTACCTTATCTGACAAAGCGCAGCAGGATGCAAGGGAACAGGCACTTGAAAATGCGGTTAAAGCTGCCAGGGCAGATGCTGATACTCTTGCACGTGCTCTTGATGTGGCTATAGTGGCCCCCCTCGAGATCACCACCAGCGGTGGCAGTATAGCAACACCATATCCTATGTCTTATGCAGTCGCTGAAGAGATGGGATATGCGGGTAGTGCAGTCAGAACGCCTACACCCATCCAGCCCGGGGATGTGAGCGTGACCGCATATGTGCAGGTGATATACCAGTTCACATAG
- a CDS encoding methyltransferase domain-containing protein translates to MEQTDISPQTGKTGTISRVTRSKAESKAAYDRMSTWYDLLTGSSEKKFREAGLEKLDTREGEVILELGFGTGHCISAIAKAVGDTGKVYGIDLSEGMLEITSGRLAKAGLLERAELTCGDATTLPYPDNFFDAVFMSFTLELFDTPVIPVVLQQCKRVLKPGGRICVVAMAGSTNPGTMMRVYEWAHRNFEKYVDCRPIFVEQTLDDASFTNLDTTMLSLWGLPVQIVLAVK, encoded by the coding sequence ATGGAGCAGACCGATATTTCACCACAAACTGGAAAAACTGGCACTATCAGCAGGGTCACAAGGTCGAAGGCAGAGTCTAAAGCAGCCTATGACAGGATGAGCACATGGTATGACCTGTTGACCGGGAGCAGTGAGAAGAAGTTCAGGGAAGCCGGACTTGAAAAGCTGGATACCCGTGAGGGGGAAGTGATACTTGAACTGGGGTTTGGTACGGGACACTGCATTTCAGCAATCGCAAAAGCAGTGGGTGATACAGGAAAGGTATACGGAATAGACTTATCTGAAGGCATGTTGGAAATAACTTCCGGGAGGCTCGCCAAAGCAGGCCTTTTGGAGCGGGCCGAGTTGACCTGTGGAGATGCAACAACCCTGCCGTACCCTGATAATTTCTTTGATGCAGTATTCATGAGTTTCACCCTCGAGCTATTCGATACTCCGGTCATCCCGGTTGTCCTGCAGCAGTGCAAAAGGGTGCTGAAACCTGGCGGGCGTATCTGCGTGGTTGCTATGGCAGGGAGTACGAACCCGGGTACCATGATGAGGGTCTATGAATGGGCACACAGGAACTTTGAAAAATATGTGGACTGCCGGCCGATCTTTGTCGAACAGACGCTGGATGATGCCAGTTTCACAAACCTTGATACAACCATGTTATCTCTGTGGGGTCTACCTGTTCAGATTGTACTGGCAGTAAAGTGA
- a CDS encoding DNA integrity scanning protein DisA nucleotide-binding domain protein — MNDNTSDRKPEVMGILLNISKNLAKKKYGALLIIAEPERVEGNYHIHYPQIQFSGNLLSEGMDSVVEKLATLDGAVIFTPEGVMVAYGCRILKSETLLGFGTKHAAAKGFTKYDRSSTAILVSEESNWIKVFQQGKIVLETDAVDIEPSILDKVSRFLINHDMALLASAGISVAAGIPAVTLLIVGGAYMIVKTAGSMISSVIKKEKYK, encoded by the coding sequence ATGAATGACAACACCTCAGATAGAAAACCAGAGGTTATGGGAATACTCCTTAATATTTCTAAAAACCTGGCTAAAAAGAAGTATGGTGCTCTTCTCATTATAGCAGAGCCGGAAAGAGTGGAGGGAAATTACCATATTCATTATCCTCAGATACAATTCTCAGGGAACCTCCTGAGCGAAGGCATGGATTCGGTGGTAGAAAAACTTGCAACTCTTGACGGGGCCGTGATCTTTACTCCTGAAGGAGTAATGGTTGCATACGGCTGCAGGATATTGAAATCAGAAACACTTTTAGGCTTCGGGACAAAACATGCCGCCGCAAAAGGATTCACTAAATATGACCGTTCATCAACTGCCATTCTGGTGTCGGAAGAGTCAAACTGGATAAAAGTGTTCCAGCAGGGGAAGATCGTACTTGAGACCGACGCCGTGGATATTGAACCTTCAATTCTTGATAAAGTTTCGCGTTTTCTTATAAATCACGATATGGCGCTGCTTGCCAGTGCTGGAATATCTGTCGCAGCTGGCATACCGGCCGTAACATTGCTGATCGTGGGCGGAGCGTACATGATCGTGAAAACAGCAGGTTCAATGATTTCGTCGGTGATCAAAAAAGAGAAATACAAGTAG
- a CDS encoding MarC family protein yields the protein MDAIAFFIFSFVSIFVIVNPVSGVLTFISLTAQMDFEDKNAMAKRSVVLACIIALFFAITGDLLLKVFGINVDLLRVAGGILLFTIAFDMMHARISQESVTTKEIQESQNRDNVWIFPIAMPILTGPGTITTIIVLIGSNDVVEHKLIVILAILLTFLLSLIVFMFSRRINKWIGYTGMLVFTRIMGLFLAALAVGFVTTGIWNIYQTFL from the coding sequence ATGGACGCAATAGCATTCTTTATTTTTTCGTTCGTATCAATATTCGTTATCGTTAACCCGGTAAGTGGAGTACTTACCTTCATTTCCCTGACTGCACAGATGGATTTTGAGGACAAGAATGCAATGGCAAAGCGGTCTGTGGTCCTTGCCTGTATCATTGCACTCTTTTTTGCCATTACCGGGGATCTGTTATTGAAGGTTTTCGGTATCAATGTTGACCTGTTAAGGGTAGCAGGAGGAATCCTGTTATTCACCATTGCATTTGATATGATGCATGCCAGGATTTCACAGGAAAGTGTGACCACAAAAGAGATCCAGGAGTCACAGAACCGTGATAATGTCTGGATATTTCCTATTGCCATGCCTATCCTGACCGGACCCGGTACTATTACAACGATCATCGTGCTGATAGGCTCAAACGATGTGGTGGAACATAAATTAATAGTAATTCTGGCTATCCTGCTGACCTTTTTATTATCCCTTATCGTGTTCATGTTCTCCCGCCGGATCAATAAATGGATAGGTTACACGGGAATGCTGGTATTTACCCGTATCATGGGGTTATTCCTGGCTGCCCTCGCCGTGGGTTTCGTCACTACCGGCATCTGGAACATCTACCAGACCTTCCTGTGA
- a CDS encoding helix-turn-helix domain-containing protein: MKKMTVCVLGNLFGSCFPFIDTLEYLEVISIFHFTPAFHSEVCKLRLVEGKCIEDVQKDVPDGLMVLRNDGQDYTCLIQGNISDEVSRFVGQFDLKLEFPIIFDGDKCKLSLVGTPDEMQNIIMAAKENGWTLKILSVEQYDPHISSALNMLTEKQSAILQLAYRSGYFDRPRKITAEKLARKVGLHKSTLLEHLHKAQKRVIGNVIEQSG, from the coding sequence ATGAAGAAAATGACCGTCTGTGTTTTGGGCAACTTATTCGGTAGTTGTTTTCCGTTCATTGATACCCTGGAATACCTGGAGGTCATTTCTATCTTCCACTTCACACCCGCGTTCCATTCCGAGGTCTGTAAACTCAGGTTGGTCGAAGGAAAATGTATAGAAGATGTACAAAAGGATGTCCCGGATGGATTGATGGTGTTGCGAAATGACGGACAGGACTATACCTGCCTGATACAGGGGAACATATCAGATGAAGTTTCCCGGTTCGTGGGGCAGTTTGACCTTAAACTGGAGTTCCCCATTATTTTTGATGGGGATAAGTGTAAGCTCAGTCTTGTAGGGACCCCGGACGAAATGCAAAATATCATCATGGCTGCGAAGGAAAATGGTTGGACATTAAAGATATTGTCTGTTGAACAATACGACCCGCATATCAGCAGTGCACTGAATATGCTCACTGAAAAGCAGTCCGCGATCCTTCAGTTAGCCTACAGGTCCGGATATTTCGACCGCCCCAGGAAAATTACTGCAGAAAAACTTGCAAGGAAGGTGGGGCTGCACAAGTCGACCCTGCTTGAGCACCTGCACAAGGCGCAGAAGCGTGTTATTGGGAATGTGATCGAACAGTCTGGTTAA
- the mutL gene encoding DNA mismatch repair endonuclease MutL has translation MTMNKIHLLDEATINKIAAGEVIERPASVIKELLENSIDAGATDIRIEVIGGGTRSIRVTDNGSGMNRDDVSLAFLKHATSKITDVTDIESVMTLGFRGEALSSITAVAKVEIVTKREGDLEGTRLVVHGGEVVSIGDAGTPKGTSVIVEDLFYNTPARRKFLKKGRTELANIVEVVTRNALGHDDISFYLSHDDRELFRSPSSGDLFDTIVHIYGPEIARELIAVDFSNNLIRISGFISRPGFTRGDKDYQAFFINGRSVRSKSISDAIKLGYYTMLPKGRYPVAILNFTLDTSEVDVNVHPTKQHVRFSHELALMDAVAEAIGFALAQQELLQEKEYKGTQTRLSTDRIDVPVIRETQTEFQVPVKDTQRRLTRTDRYLALVSGESELPFDIEILGQVDNTYIVARTLNGLILIDQHAAHERVLYEQVSKSGIKGSQELITPINLQLSSKERVLIKEYMPHLEESGLGIIEFGPDSFAVRAVPNILGRLEDPSVVHDIISDILSGGRVKDRTGISERVRNSTACRGAIKAGAKLTPEQMKNLVFQLYRTRKPYTCPHGRPTVVTFSRQDLDKLFKRI, from the coding sequence ATGACAATGAATAAGATACATCTTCTGGACGAGGCTACCATCAACAAGATAGCAGCCGGCGAGGTTATTGAGCGACCGGCATCGGTCATCAAGGAACTTCTAGAGAATTCCATAGATGCAGGAGCTACTGATATCAGGATCGAGGTCATAGGTGGAGGCACCCGGAGTATCAGGGTCACTGACAACGGCAGCGGTATGAACAGGGATGATGTATCCCTCGCTTTTTTAAAACATGCCACAAGCAAGATAACAGACGTTACTGACATTGAGAGTGTTATGACCCTGGGATTCAGGGGAGAGGCGCTGTCATCTATTACGGCGGTGGCAAAGGTCGAGATAGTGACAAAACGGGAAGGTGACCTGGAAGGGACCCGGCTGGTGGTGCATGGAGGAGAGGTTGTAAGTATCGGTGATGCGGGTACCCCAAAAGGTACGTCCGTTATAGTTGAAGACCTGTTCTACAATACACCTGCCCGCAGGAAATTCCTCAAAAAAGGCAGGACCGAACTGGCAAATATCGTAGAAGTTGTTACCAGGAACGCACTGGGGCACGACGACATCTCATTCTATTTATCTCATGATGACAGGGAACTATTCCGCTCCCCTTCATCGGGAGACCTGTTCGACACTATCGTACACATCTACGGGCCTGAGATTGCCAGGGAATTGATAGCTGTTGATTTTTCAAACAACCTGATACGGATATCCGGGTTCATATCAAGACCGGGATTCACCAGAGGTGATAAGGACTACCAGGCATTTTTCATAAACGGTCGGAGTGTAAGGTCAAAGTCCATAAGCGATGCCATCAAACTGGGATATTACACCATGCTCCCGAAGGGTCGGTATCCTGTGGCTATACTCAATTTTACCCTGGATACGTCAGAGGTGGACGTGAATGTACATCCAACCAAGCAGCATGTCAGGTTCAGCCATGAACTGGCACTGATGGATGCAGTTGCTGAAGCCATAGGTTTTGCACTGGCACAACAGGAACTATTGCAGGAAAAGGAGTATAAAGGTACACAGACGAGATTGTCAACTGACAGAATTGATGTCCCCGTCATCCGCGAGACACAAACCGAATTTCAAGTACCAGTCAAGGATACACAGCGCAGGCTTACTCGCACAGACAGATATCTGGCACTGGTATCCGGGGAATCTGAACTACCGTTTGACATTGAGATACTGGGTCAGGTGGACAACACGTATATCGTAGCCCGGACTCTGAACGGACTAATATTGATCGACCAGCATGCGGCTCATGAGCGTGTTCTCTACGAACAGGTGAGCAAATCGGGTATCAAGGGGTCGCAGGAACTCATAACCCCGATAAATCTTCAATTGAGTTCAAAGGAACGTGTGTTGATAAAGGAGTATATGCCTCATCTGGAAGAATCGGGACTCGGAATAATCGAATTCGGTCCGGATTCCTTTGCTGTGCGTGCAGTACCCAACATACTGGGCAGACTTGAAGACCCTTCAGTGGTACATGACATCATAAGTGACATTCTATCAGGCGGCAGGGTAAAGGACAGGACAGGGATTTCTGAGCGTGTGCGGAATAGCACCGCCTGCAGAGGGGCTATCAAGGCAGGGGCAAAATTGACACCAGAGCAGATGAAGAATCTTGTATTCCAGCTGTACCGCACCAGAAAGCCGTATACATGTCCCCATGGCAGACCTACTGTGGTTACTTTTAGCAGGCAGGACCTGGACAAGTTATTTAAGAGGATATAA
- the mutS gene encoding DNA mismatch repair protein MutS → MEKLTPAMRQYYDAKQQHPDALIMFRMGDFYESFGEDAATMARELDITLTTRGKDKEGEKMPLAGIPYHALDSYLPRLIKKGYKVAICEQLEDPKMAKGIVKRGVVRVVTPGTAMDSSMFPDSGSNYLMAVARLDKQFGISFIDISTGEFITTQVNDVETFDAIVSEAARMRPAECIMPPDLYNNNILTGRLKENMKIIIHQYEADAFGPGIARHRLLDHFGTTTLEGMGLEDLPAATSAAGAALAYVEETQMRGLDHIQTPQTYFENQFMVLDSITLRNLELVKNVRDGSADSSLLRVLNHTSTPMGSRLLVKWLLQPLISVRDINLRLDSVEELSHNTLLRYDLRSLLKGIRDMERLTGRIVYGNANARDLVALRTSLFALPQLKSALQGDNVRSDLLTSIQQDLNDFADLSSLLDNSIVDEPPVSLREGRIIKPGYNTQLDELNDMAAHGKEWVAKLQQQERERTGIKSLKIAYNRVFGYFIEVTRSNLSQVPDEYIRKQTTANAERFYTPELKEKEAMILSANDRRVALEYDLFIEITGLITGQASALQETAGLIGKLDVLTNLAEMAVNNNYVRPEIHDGCDILIRDGRHPVVEYSVPGGFVPNDTHMDCNNEQFLLLTGPNMAGKSTYMRQTALIVIMAQIGCFVPASYASIGIVDRVFTRVGAFDDLASGQSTFMIEMVELANILNNATPKSLILLDEIGRGTSTFDGYSIARAVVEFIHNRGRVGVRSLFATHYHQLTNLEGSLKRVRNYHIAVKEEGHDLVFLRKIVPGATDKSYGIHVARLAGVPLKVTQRAKEVLTEVESESLGRKGKRSATYTQLMLYDPGSRETPSLRPHHPVIETLKKLDVDTMTPLDALNTLSGLKKQVTEHHDNE, encoded by the coding sequence ATGGAAAAACTCACCCCTGCCATGCGCCAGTATTACGACGCCAAACAACAGCACCCCGATGCCCTCATCATGTTCAGGATGGGGGACTTCTACGAATCCTTTGGCGAGGATGCAGCCACCATGGCCCGGGAACTGGATATCACTCTCACAACCAGGGGTAAGGACAAAGAAGGCGAGAAGATGCCCCTGGCAGGCATACCCTACCACGCTCTTGATTCATACCTGCCCCGCCTGATAAAAAAAGGCTACAAAGTGGCCATCTGCGAGCAACTTGAAGACCCGAAGATGGCAAAAGGCATTGTCAAACGGGGCGTGGTCAGGGTGGTCACTCCCGGTACTGCCATGGACTCGTCCATGTTCCCGGATTCTGGCAGCAATTACCTGATGGCTGTGGCCCGTCTGGACAAACAATTCGGCATCTCGTTCATTGACATCTCTACTGGCGAGTTCATCACCACCCAGGTAAATGACGTGGAAACCTTTGATGCTATTGTGAGTGAAGCAGCCAGGATGCGCCCCGCCGAATGCATCATGCCGCCAGACCTGTACAATAATAATATCCTGACCGGCAGACTGAAAGAGAACATGAAGATCATTATCCACCAGTATGAAGCAGACGCATTTGGACCAGGTATCGCCAGGCACCGACTGCTTGACCATTTCGGTACCACCACCCTGGAGGGCATGGGACTGGAAGACCTGCCCGCCGCCACTTCAGCCGCAGGTGCCGCACTGGCCTATGTGGAAGAGACCCAGATGAGGGGACTGGACCACATCCAGACTCCCCAAACGTATTTCGAGAACCAGTTCATGGTACTGGACTCCATCACCCTTCGCAACCTGGAACTGGTCAAGAACGTGCGTGATGGCTCTGCCGATTCCTCATTGCTCAGGGTGTTAAACCATACCAGCACACCCATGGGCTCCCGGTTGCTGGTAAAATGGCTGCTCCAGCCCCTAATCTCCGTACGTGACATCAACCTGCGTCTGGACAGCGTGGAAGAACTTTCACACAACACCCTGCTGCGCTATGACCTCCGCTCGCTTCTCAAAGGTATCAGGGACATGGAACGTCTTACCGGGCGCATCGTCTATGGCAACGCCAATGCCCGCGACCTGGTGGCTTTGAGGACATCACTTTTTGCCCTGCCCCAACTTAAATCAGCACTGCAGGGAGACAATGTCAGGTCAGACCTGCTCACATCCATCCAGCAGGACCTCAACGATTTTGCTGACCTTTCAAGCCTGCTTGATAATTCCATCGTAGACGAACCGCCGGTATCGCTTCGGGAAGGCAGGATAATAAAACCCGGATACAATACCCAGCTTGACGAGTTGAACGACATGGCTGCCCACGGTAAGGAATGGGTGGCAAAACTGCAGCAGCAGGAGCGGGAGCGAACCGGTATCAAATCCCTGAAAATTGCATATAATAGAGTGTTCGGATACTTCATTGAAGTAACAAGATCCAACCTGTCCCAGGTTCCGGACGAATATATCCGAAAGCAGACCACAGCGAATGCCGAGCGCTTCTACACTCCCGAATTAAAGGAAAAGGAGGCAATGATACTCTCTGCCAATGACAGGCGGGTAGCACTGGAATACGACCTGTTCATCGAGATAACCGGGCTCATCACAGGACAGGCATCTGCACTCCAGGAAACAGCAGGGCTCATCGGTAAACTGGATGTTCTCACAAACCTGGCAGAAATGGCAGTGAACAACAATTATGTCAGGCCTGAAATACACGATGGCTGCGACATCTTAATACGGGACGGCCGCCACCCGGTAGTAGAATATTCGGTTCCGGGCGGGTTCGTACCAAACGATACCCACATGGACTGCAACAATGAACAGTTCCTGCTCCTCACCGGCCCGAACATGGCGGGAAAATCCACCTACATGCGCCAGACTGCACTTATCGTTATCATGGCTCAGATCGGATGCTTTGTGCCGGCATCATACGCCTCAATCGGCATTGTGGACCGGGTGTTCACCAGGGTTGGGGCTTTTGATGACCTGGCAAGCGGGCAGAGCACGTTCATGATAGAGATGGTGGAACTGGCAAATATCCTGAACAATGCCACCCCAAAAAGTCTCATTTTACTCGATGAGATTGGCAGGGGAACCAGCACCTTTGACGGTTACAGCATAGCCCGTGCCGTGGTGGAGTTCATCCACAACAGGGGCCGGGTAGGGGTGAGGTCATTGTTTGCCACCCACTACCATCAGCTGACCAACCTTGAGGGCAGTCTCAAGCGGGTCCGTAATTACCACATTGCGGTAAAGGAAGAAGGGCATGACCTGGTGTTCCTGCGCAAGATCGTCCCGGGAGCTACTGACAAGAGTTACGGCATCCATGTTGCAAGGCTGGCCGGTGTACCGCTGAAAGTGACCCAGAGGGCAAAAGAGGTATTAACGGAAGTAGAGAGTGAGAGCCTGGGACGCAAAGGAAAACGCAGCGCAACCTATACCCAGTTAATGCTGTACGACCCTGGCAGCAGAGAAACTCCGTCGCTGCGACCACACCATCCGGTGATCGAGACCCTCAAAAAGCTGGATGTGGACACTATGACCCCACTGGATGCACTTAACACACTATCCGGGCTGAAAAAACAGGTTACTGAACATCATGACAATGAATAA